Proteins from a single region of Anthonomus grandis grandis chromosome 10, icAntGran1.3, whole genome shotgun sequence:
- the LOC126741247 gene encoding exosome complex component RRP45, which produces MSNIRKTTITNCEKQFLLKNLTEWRRLDGRAFDEFRNLQIEFGKDWGCCYVSLGKTRVIAQVSCELQVPKSSRPSEGILNINLELNPIGEPNFEAGRQSEMLAQLSRLLEKCIKDSKAVDLESLCVKMNERVWSFRVDINLLNHEGNIVDCASIAALAALAHFRRPDVTCDGTDFKIHSIKERDPIPTVLHHYPVCISYAIFNGGDFIIADPTLLEEGVAEAFLTVSVNAYRELCGLHLGGKVQITPDVIFETTNKAARRACEVIELIKTSVETDTNTKIEARTRGLTLRGKTFDISDVDVPLSELSVCLDHWKLSKGKKRKKSEKKQSPIDGIEKMETEDQPTVTKEENDIKDTINVVNEHTAELIPNKNNAEWAIIVSDEEEDGIGDEVICVEPVKETVEINDSGSEEETVVVLNTGKKKKSPAKKSPKTKKVNS; this is translated from the exons atGTCGAATATAAGAAAAACCACAATCACAAATtgtgaaaaacagtttttattaaaaaatttaacagaatGGAGG AGATTGGATGGAAGAGCCTTTGATGAGTTCCGAAACTTACAAATTGAATTTGGCAAAGACTGGGGATGTTGCTACGTTTCTTTAGGAAAAACTCG tgTTATAGCTCAAGTATCATGTGAATTACAAGTGCCAAAGTCTTCACGGCCAAGCGAGGGCATACTCAACATTAATTTGGAACTAAACCCTATTGGAGAACCAAACTTTGAAGCTGGAAGACAATCAGAAATGTTAGCACAGCTTAGCAGATTgttagaaaaatgtataaaggatTCAAAGGCGGTAGATTTGGAGAGTTTATGTGTTAAGATGAATGAAAGG GTATGGTCCTTTAGAGTGGATATAAACCTCCTAAACCATGAAGGTAATATAGTAGACTGTGCTTCTATAGCTGCATTGGCAGCTCTTGCTCATTTTAGAAGACCTGACGTCACCTGCGATGggacagattttaaaattcacAGTATTAAAGAGAGGGATCCTATACCAACTGTCCTTCATCACTATCCTGTTTGTatttcttatgcaatttttaatgGAGG agattttattaTAGCAGATCCCACACTGTTAGAAGAAGGTGTAGCAGAAGCATTTTTAACTGTATCCGTAAATGCCTATAGAGAACTTTGCGGTTTGCATTTGGGTGGAAAAGTACAAATTACTCCAGACGTAATATTTGAAACGACTAACAAGGCTGCAAGAAGAGCGTGTGAGGTCATTGAGCTGATAAAAACTTCTGTTGAAACAGACACTAATACCAA aattgaAGCGAGAACACGTGGTTTGACTCTACGTGGCAAGACGTTTGATATCAGTGACGTTGATGTACCATTGTCGGAACTTAGTGTTTGCCTTGACCACTGGAAATTGTCAAaaggaaagaaaagaaagaaatctGAAAAGAAACAAAGCCCCATAGACGGTATAGAAA AAATGGAAACCGAAGACCAACCAACTGTTACAAAAGAGGAAAATGACATAAAGGACACGATAAATGTGGTAAATGAACATACTGCGGAATTGATACCCAATAAAAACAATGCTGAATGGGCGATTATTGTCAGCGATGAAGAAGAAGATGGTATTGGTGATGAGGTGATTTGTGTCGAGCCGGTTAAAG AAACCGTGGAAATCAATGACTCTGGTAGCGAAGAGGAAACAGTTGTTGTCTTAAACACTGGGAAAAAAAAGAAGTCACCGGCCAAAAAATCACCGAAAACTAAAAAGGTGAATAGTTGA